From the genome of Leptospira licerasiae serovar Varillal str. VAR 010, one region includes:
- a CDS encoding SDR family NAD(P)-dependent oxidoreductase has translation MKTTRKTAIITGAGGGLGEALAIEFAKKDYDLALVDIDSKGLSKVKEKVRTPKNFVSTHIADVSYPSQVEKTVRSVGKQHGRIDVLVNNAGIYIAAPFSQLDLNDFKKVMDVNFMGTVYFTKYALPILKKSDSPSVINICSDFGLIGFPNKIAYSSSKAAMRGFTNCLWTEEGDKNLNVMIVYPPAIDTGLIKNAKFWKIEKRTLEFEFVRKNSFSAELVAKRILDGMDKRKKVLRIGFTIRMIDIASRYFPETTHKILTKLKNRFDFV, from the coding sequence ATGAAAACTACCAGAAAGACTGCGATCATCACCGGAGCCGGAGGCGGCTTAGGAGAAGCGTTAGCGATAGAATTCGCCAAAAAAGATTACGATCTGGCCTTGGTGGATATAGACTCTAAAGGACTTTCCAAAGTAAAAGAGAAAGTTAGGACCCCAAAAAACTTTGTCAGCACACATATCGCGGACGTTTCCTATCCTTCTCAAGTGGAAAAAACGGTCCGAAGTGTGGGAAAACAACATGGCAGAATAGACGTTTTAGTAAATAATGCGGGGATCTATATTGCAGCTCCATTTTCCCAATTAGATCTAAACGATTTCAAAAAGGTAATGGATGTGAATTTTATGGGAACGGTATATTTTACTAAATATGCACTCCCTATATTAAAAAAATCGGATTCTCCCTCGGTGATCAATATCTGTAGCGATTTCGGATTGATCGGCTTTCCGAATAAGATAGCATATTCTTCTTCCAAGGCGGCAATGAGAGGTTTTACGAATTGTTTATGGACGGAAGAAGGAGATAAAAATCTGAATGTGATGATTGTTTATCCTCCTGCGATCGATACAGGCCTTATCAAAAATGCAAAATTCTGGAAAATAGAAAAAAGGACCTTAGAATTCGAATTTGTGCGTAAAAATTCCTTCTCTGCGGAACTAGTGGCAAAACGTATTTTAGATGGAATGGATAAAAGGAAGAAGGTCCTAAGGATCGGATTCACTATCCGGATGATAGATATCGCCTCCAGATATTTTCCGGAGACGACACATAAAATCCTCACTAAATTGAAAAATAGATTCGATTTCGTTTAA